Within the Carassius auratus strain Wakin unplaced genomic scaffold, ASM336829v1 scaf_tig00011294, whole genome shotgun sequence genome, the region AGTTGAAGTCCCCAGTTCCACCTCACTGTGCCCAAAATACTCTGGTGTGGTTAATGCTCCATGCCTCATTGGCTATTATAACATGGAACATTGCAGCCTCCCTCACTTTCTTTTTCCTCTCCCTCCCACTTTCTTAGGGAGAGAGAGATTTGTATCTCCATAATGAAAGTTGTTTTGAAAGTGTTGAGGGTCAAGTTTGGTCTTGGTCCCATGAGACCATCAAAGTATCTCATAAACACCAGGAAACATTCACTTCCTCAACATCTCTGTGTTTTTCAGTTGCACTGTGTCTATGATATTTTGGGATGGAAATCAGAAGTATTTTAAATATTCCGGTTTAATGTTCCTCTATTTAATCTGaattagttatttttaaagtACAGAACTTTGGTATACTGTGTAGTTTTGAAGTGCTTTACagataaatttgaattgaattaccaATTTCGTTTAGAACGTTTGGAGAACATTGTACCAAACAAAACAATGCTATCTTTGGTAACAtatttgaatgttatttaatgttttaattactataaaatgtgttatttaatgtaaatatgtattagtattattttagtattatttgatatttgattCTTTAAAGATTATTTAGCAGCAGCTGGACTTTCTCTCTCATTCAGTTGAATTGCAGGAAGACTATTTTAATGCAGTATTTTATCTGCATCAGTGGAATTTTGCAGTTGTTTAAGGACCGTTTTTAGAACCTAATGTTGTGAAAATCATTTGGTTCCAGTAGAATTTTAAAAATGGAACCAGCTCTAAATTCCCATTGCTAGTGATATATGTGGaaatagttgtgtgtgtgtaactaTGTTCCTTCCCTCCCCTCTTCCTTCATCTGTCCATTGTTTTCCCAGGCTCTTAAAATTCTTGAGCTCTTCAAGCCAGCCCCCTCCCCTCTCCACTCTCttccatcatttttttatttctcttttcctttatttttcttttttccacatACATACCACTTTTTCCGCCACTCTCTATTTGTGTTGCATTTTCTTTGTGTCTGTGCAGCTGATGGCTCCAGGAGTCCAGTGTGTGATTTGCACacagctgtgtgagtgtgtgatggcGTGTAATGAGAACCAGAACCTGGTTTCTTGAGTGAATGAAAGGAAAAGAGGTGGAGGAATTTAACAAAGCTGTTGCACTGGGTTTTGAGGGGTTActatagcacacacacaaacacatgactcTGAACTTTCCATAAACCCCGCCTACACAGGAAGTGTGTGTTCCTGAGGGAGGAGAGGCTTGGAAGGGGGCTGACTCTTCCCATTCTTGCTTGCTCGCTCACTCTCCATCTCTTGATCCAAACAGTCTCTCTTTCTACACATATACATAGGAGGACTCATTGTTCCCCTGTGCTTAAGGAGGATTTTACAGACTCACACTCACCATAAGCAATGACATTTTTGCACAGGAAATTTGAATATCTTGGCTAGGTCTTGCCTTctggattttattttaatgcctTTTCCTTTAGTTTTCTGATCTggaaggagtttacagtctgcaGAGATTGGAGCACCATCCGTGGATTGTTTGATTAAGATTTTGGGAATGTTGTAAAAACGTTCTCTCATCTCTGCAGGTGTTCCAATGGAGACAGCTGGAGAACCTGTACTTCAGGGAGAAGAAGTTCTCAGTGGAAGTCCATGACCCAAGAAGGTAAATCTACATTACAGCCTACACGTGTCCGctcacacacacaggtcatgGATTATGTAGGCTTACATACAGTGTGTCAAATACACTGACGGGACATGTTGCGAGTACCACTTTCACTCCAACCCAGCAAAGGTTTGAAAGACAAGTTTGTTTAGATCTCATAAAAAGTTTGAAAGATCTCAGCGTCTATGTTTTACCTTTGATTCTTTTGGATCCCAGTGtgggaatcatttgaattagttatGATGGATGATGTTCTGAGCTATACATTGGATTATTACTAGCAGCAAGAGTAAAATATGGTAGATTGTGACGCTGTTTTGGTACTATTTAAATGGAGGAACATTGTTATATAGCATCTACACATGCATCTTTTGTTCATGTTTAATCTTGAAAATATATCAAACTTTGATAGGAAAATCCATTTTGTGTTCTTTTGAACATAAAGAGAATTTTTGTAGGTAAATGTTCTGAGTTACTTCTGGTTGGATTCTGCCCACAAGTGTTCACTGAGCTTAGCTGTTTGTTATTGGATTGAAATCTCGGACTTCCTGTGTCCTGTGGAGAACAGCGTAGAAGTACAAGTGGAACAAATGAGCAAAAACAAACCCTCCTCGTTTTCTCTGTCTGTCAGGTAGAGAATGAGTTATGGTTTGAGTTCATCTCGTTTTTCTGCTTCGCTCTCTCATTCTGTCAAAACTGGGAAAAAATTTTTCATATCTTCAGTTTGTTCTTACCCTCTCTCTTTTGATATTAGGATGTGTTTAGGGTTTAATCAGGCCCTTATGACATCATCAGTGCGTGTCGAGGGCTGGATAGTCTCTTTAGGAGAGTAGACACTGCCAAAAGCAGCAGCACACGCTGCCTCAGATGCTGACAGATAAACTGCCTCATTCACGCTGTTCAAACAACTACCACGACAGCCCAGAATCGAGGAGAACACAGAGGGAGTTCACAGAAATGCTGGAGGCTGGGaaaataagacatgaaagagagcAAACCAGTTAACGAAGATGAAACAATTTATTTTGCAGCATGAGGGACTATAATGTATTTCCTCCTTGTTAATTTCACTGTCATTCAGTTAAACACAATGCGACACAACGCACACATACACTAATATAGTTCTGATAAGAGTCAGAACACAAGGCTCTGTTGTTTATCTTTGTTCTAGTGGAGGGGCCTGGAGGTTTTTATAAAACCCATCACAGGACACACACGTGCGCTGGGTTTGACCACAGTGtaaatgctgtgtgtgtttgtgggctgtgctgtgctgtgtgtGGTATGTTAAGCCGATACATTGCAAAGCTGTCAGGAGTATTATGTGCTAACACCAGTTCACATTTCAAATCTCccacacaatatatataatatactggtggcTAATAATATGGCAGACAGTAGAactgaaatgcatttttgtgAGGTTTTATCATTCGTCTCTAGTAGTAAGTCAATCCGCCAAAATCGCCATCGATCAAAAGTTTGGATGGCATTCTTGGATGCTATTGCACTACTAGAAAAAACTGCATCActgttttgacaaaaatattaaacagcaccaCTAGTTTCAAGATTGatagttataataaatattaatagcaaatcagcatattgaaagGATTTTGAAggattgtgacactgaagacgggagtaatggctgctgaaacaagaatatttaacatttcacaatatttcacaacatttcatCCAAATTAGAGGAGCTAATGTTTTTTGACTGTGTATTTATTGAAATGACAAACACaaagtgtttttaatgtgtttgggCAATAATACACATTTTGGCATCTGTTTCTGCACTGACAATGTCATCAAATTCAGTGAATATAAAGTTGTTTTGTGTTCAATCCAACTGTAGGGCGTCGGTAACGCGGAGGACGTTTGGTCACAGTGGCATCGCCGTGCACACCTGGTACGCCTGTCCCACCCTCATCAAATCCATCTGGGCCATGGCCATCAGCCAACACCAGTTTTACCTGGACCGCAAACAGAGcaaagtgagtgtgtgtttgtgttcttggATCTGTctccaaactttttattttatcaaagtgtatgtgtgtttggttGATAACCTTGTTCTTACTACATCAACCttcctgtgtgtttctgtggTCTACCTCTAACCGTCTCACCGTCTAGACAACCATCTCGCTACAATTCTCAGAGCCacatacacttacacacacagacTTCTAACTATCTGTCTCTGATTTTGCTCAAGGATTCTGTTACACTTTTAAAAGCTGCGGAATGTTCTTCTCTTGGAAAATTCTGACACACTCAACACAGCTGgcaagcacattcactctctccgTCTCTGTTTCTCAGAGTAAGATCCACGCAGCACGCAGTCTGAATGAGATAGCCATAGACCTGACAGAAACAGGAACCCTCAAGACGTCCAAACTGGCCAACATGGGCAGCAAAGGCAAAATCATCAGCGGCAGCAGCGGAAGCCTGTTGTCCTCAGGTCAGAACCCGCACAAACAATCACACAAAACAGGTGCGATTACAAGATCACTTTCTTCCTGTTTACAGCTATCATCTGGAAATTATGTCCTGATGCACATATGAAGTGTTGTTGGTagtttgacatttttgaaaaatttgaGTTCTCTCGCAAAACTATTGCCTTCCCCTGAGAAACTTTATGTTAACTCGCAAAACATTTGTTCACTGCGCAACAGTATTGTGTTGCCCTGAGAAACCTTTGCATTCACTTACAGTTCCCCAAGAAACTTTGTATTCACTCCAAAAAAAATTGCGTTCTCTTGCATCAGTAATTGCATTCCCAGAGAAACTTTGCATACACATGAAAAAGTGTTGCATTCCCCCAAAAAACGTTGCGTTCACTCTCAAAACCATTTATGTTCTCTCCAGAGAAACTTTTGTGAAGAGAATGCAAAAGcattgaattataatttttcctCCCATGTCCCTTTAACAAGCTCTGTAGAAAGTTGGAACATAAAAAGGGTAAAAAGCTTCAGTCTTGTAATGTGCAATTGGCTTCAAACACTCTGTCCTGTTTAATGCATGAATCTAGTGTTTATGATCTCATGATGTCATACACTGGGAGTTTTAGGGTGTGGGCAAGTGTGTACATTTTCTACGGGGTGAGAGTGAGAATAGCTTGTCTTGATGTTGGTTTTGGACTCCTGCAGTGGTGTCAGGTATCATGAATTAAATGCGCTCATAGCAGGACTCTGGTGTCAGTCATATGATCTCCCCTTTCATCTGAGCCATGTGTCTTCTGCCTCTTAATCATTGACCACACATCAGAGATTAGATCATTGTGGAGGCTTGGACATCGCTGCATTTTGGAGTAGTTTGCTTTGGTTAGACAATATGAAAATGAAACAGCATTCACAACCCATTTCACTTCTGTAATCTGAGGGATTCCCAAATTAATTTGGTTATTTGTGGAGAGAAATTGTAGAGTACGACTTGGATTTGGAGAGTAGGAATTGATTTTATCCATTGGGATTTGTTAAGTGGATCAAACATGTAGTGAGGTGGTTGAAGGGGAAGAGTATACTTTTTCCCTGCTTATGCATTTTGGGTTATATAagcagaaaacaaaaatgtagaagACATTATTAAATTTTGCTTAATTTCTaagaataacatgcactgataaGTCAGTCAATGTATGAATAGGAACATTTATTAGTAAAGCATTGTTATAAATACGGTACTGTTCAAGTCCATGTGTGTGTCATTGCTTTGTAAAGCACTCAGATGCTGCAGAAATTTATTGTCTTTTTATATGTAGTGTCTGAAAGAATAGAGAGATTTCACAGAGATGCTCTCCAGAACAATGTCGCCCTGTTCTAGTGACAGAATtattctgtgtttttgtgtggtgCAGTGTGATGCCTTTCTTTGCTTCATAGGTTCACCACAGTTCTGCCCCTCTGGAATTCCCATGAACCCCACCCAGATCAAGTTTGTGTCCATTACTAATTTTCtcttaaaggccgtgttgcagggttaatttttcaacgaatttgtgcaatttgcttgatggtgataaacatttaaactgttatccattgtatttaaTGTTGTTCGGTATCACAAAAtggaatatacattttaattaaataaatgtatgcatttagcagacgcttttatccaaagcgacttatctTACAGTGGTTTGCAACgattctcctttcccccacaatgcattgcattacgtcaccttggggagagaatttaccaaagcccaccttgagagcattgagagtgactagagagacgagtagtagacgagagtattcagatagcgcagattatagataaatagataaatacatagatagatagatagcgaCCAACAGCGACCAaaacgcactcacttccctacagaccatttttgagacattgaaataaaaatgatatacatatcttgagtgatttatgtacccattaatcgacagtggtggttaacctgcaacatgggcTTTAACGTCTTTCACTTCACCTCCCCATGCTGAGCGCTTTCCACTGGGAAGCAAAAATTATGGATTTATTTGGCAACTTGGCAAATCCAAACTTGGCTGAGTGGAAAAGCCCTTCGCAGCTAAATACTccagtcacacatacacacagaactGAGAGACGAGAATTCACACTCTTGTTCAGAGTGATTCtggaatatttactttttatatttttataaaaacacccTGCTCTTAGTGtgtacaagatttttttttttataaacatcaagtatttttttgtccaaaattccataccattcaaaagtttggggttgctTAGATTTggttttctctgttttttttaaagaagttttaccaaggctgcatttatttgaccaaaaattcaGTAACAACAGtagtactgtgaaatattattacaattaaaagaacaaaaataaaagttttaattttaaaatctaacttattcttgtgatgcaaagctgatttctCTGTATTTTACTCCAGTCTGCTCCTTacatgctaatttggtgctcaataaacatttattcttTTCATTAATCTTGTAAGCAGTTGTACTGGTtaataatttttgtaaataaataaaaaagaacaattattttaaatagaaatctttttagacattacaaatgtcttgacTTTTACTTTTGACCAATGTAAAGAATTCTGGctgaataaatgcatataaataccaTGCCATATTGATATACAGTGACACGACACATTTAGGGTTTCAGTGCTGCTTCTGCAGCCGTAgagtaaagacacacacatagcAGACCTGAAGAGATGCAGGTGGCCGTCCATGATGCTATATAGTTTCACTGTGAGAAAATACACATTCACAGCCTTGACTAATTTCTGCCATAGGTAAACTAACACTGGTGTAATGTCTTTTGCATTGTGTGGGAATATTAAGGTATCGCTGCTGTTATGTAATCCTTCCCaatcttgccaaaaaaattaGCTGACTTCCTCGTAAACATCTCAGACATACACACCTATGCCTTATAGATCAACATCCACAGTATCTGCTAAACAATGCTGCCCCATTGGAGCCCTTTGTTCAATTTTGtccggaaacacacacacacactttgcccCTTTCATAGCATTGAAAGAGGTGAAGTATACACCCTCTTGCTAAGCAATAAGGTCAGTCTGATTGTTTAAGCCTGTGACTTTTTGAAGTCTGGAGCTGCAGGTACCAATTTGACCTTTAGCCATTTCTGATCTTTGAACTTTAggttaaacacacatacatatttgttAAAACCTTGTCAACCCTAGATTTGAtccaactttgtgtgtgtgtttgtgtgtgtgtaggctctCAAGAGTCGGATAGCTCCCAGACCGCTAAGAAGGACATGTTGGCAGCTCTGAGGGCCAGACAGGAAGCTCTGGAGGATACGCTGAGACAGAGAATAGAGGAACTCAAGAGCATCTGCATCAGAGAAGCGGTGAGGATCAAAACAACTTCTCACTTCAGCATAACGGCTCTGTTCGGAAACCTGAGGTTACTTGCTATCTGCAGTCGTCTACATAGGAAGCTGTTTTgtataattttgatatttttgatgTGCTTTGTTCAAATATACAGTCACTCTTAAAAGTCTTTAACTGTTTAACAGAATCTCTTAAAGAAAAATCACTTAAGAATTCATTGCAAAAATTGCAATATGGGTTCTTCATTAAAAGAAAATTGTGTTGCATATAGTCAAGCCTGGCTTTGCTGCTCACATAGGAGCTGATCAGAGCTAGAATCTTAAtctcacacactcatacacacacaacaacagCTGGATTAAGAGTGTAACATAGTGTGCTGTGTTTCAGGAGCTGACAGGAAAACTTCCGAAAGAGTACCCTCTCGACCACGGGGAGGAGCCGCCCACCGTCAGACGTAAAATCGGCACTGCCTTCAAACTAGATGAGCAGAAGCTCCTGCCCAAAGGAGAGGTCAGGGATTATAGTGTTTATAGTGTGATTTAAAGTTGGTATCGATCAACCTCTAAACCCCTGACCACAGCGAACGCTGCACAATGGTTTGATCATTCACTGCCCTTTAAGCCTCAATCAGATATTCATGTATGTGTGCAGAGGTCTATAAATAGCTCCAGTCTGGCATGATCAGAGGAAGTGGCGatagtgcagtgtgtgtgttgagtgtcAGCCAAAGGAGCTGGATTACAAAACCCAAAAAAAGGGCTTAGCTGTGTGAATGAAGAATGCTGATTTATATAAGAGGTCACAATCTTTCcctttgtatgtgtgttttacatgGCTGATGATTGTTGATGTTGGTTGATTAATCGAAGGCATTGAAAAGAGGCCACAATATATTAGCTGtctcaatgtgtgtgtgagaactaGACAACTTGGCATGCATAGTTGTCTTGTTATTCTGTCGGAGTGTGTTTTGCTCATTTCACAAAGGACAATTTGAATGATTGTTTTTTTGCTTAGTTTACTCATTTTGTGTGTTTACATCTGTTTTTTTAGGAAGAGGAATTGGAGCGTTTGGAAAGGGAATTTGCCATCCAGTCTCAGATAACAGAAGCGGCACGGCGGTTAGCATCTGATCCTCACATCAGCAGCAAAAAGCTGAAGAAACAGAGGAAGACGTCGTATCTGAACGCTCTGAAGAAGCTGCAAGACATCGAGAATGGCATCAACGAGCACCGCGTTCGCTCTGGGAAGAAACCCACACAGCGTGCTTCACTAATCATAGAGGGTGAGGAATTCTGTTCTTTGTGTTTGAGACATTTTTGCAGCACTCCTGTGAGTTCATTAAGTGCTTCCTCTGTAAAGTCGTTCATGCTGAGAGCAAGAGTAATTGCAGCTCCCTTATAGACCTATAAAACTGAAcctatgtgtctgtgtgtgacctCTGCTGTGGAAATTAATTTAACGCACTCGGGTTCATGCTCAGGTTGCAAAGATTTGTTTGACATGTTGGTGTGTGCGAGTTTTCGCTTTTAAGTTGTTAATGTGTTTGTCTTTGTTCGGCAGAAGCAAATATTGGCTCAGAGGACAGTTCACTGTCTGACGCCCTGGTGCTGGATGATGGTGAGTTTTGTCAGATTTTTatgcatgaatattaattttaaatatctgaaagcaCAAAAGTGAACACGCCCTACTGTGCACTCTCTTTtccctgcgtgtgtgtgttttgggactcGGTCCGACCCCGTGGTCAAAGTCGTATTTCAAAAATTGTTTAGTGcacctttaaattatatatttatctaaTTTCCTCTCACTCTGTTCTGCAGATGACCCCCAGGTGACAGGAACCCCCACGTTCTCTCCGGCTGCCTCCCCACACAAAGGTCTCCCTCCCCGACCCCCGTCCCACAGCCGACCGCCTCCCCCACAGTCCCTGGATGGACTGAGACACCTGCACTACCAACGCAGTGACTACGACAAGTCCCCGATCAAACCGCGCATGTGGAGCGAAAGCTCATTAGACGAACCCTATGAACGGGTGAAGAAACGTTCCTCACACTCTAGGTATGGAACAGTCAGAAAATTAGTGTTGGTATGACTGGTGTGGTGCACATTTAAATGAAGAAATGATGTTTATTCAGCAGTAGTCACAGGCGGTTCCCCAGCACTGGCAGCTGTGAGGCGGGAGGGAGCAACTCTCTCCAGAACAGCCCTGTGCGCTCCCTCCCTCACTGGAACAGCCAGTCCAGCATGCCCTCTACCCCTGACCTGAGAACACGGAGCTACGTCCACTCAGCCAGGTGCTGGCAACATGAGAACATCACCTATGCTTTTATTCAAcataatatttagttatattcTTAGGCTATACACGTTGATTCTTATTTTATATGAATGGTTCATGTATtcaatcatattttatattactgtatgtaataaatatataactggatttcatttaaaattaaaaccaaacaTAAAATCTCCATGCAAATTCAAAATGAACCCTGTTTACTGTCACAATACTCATTTATTCCAAaggaaaataatgtttgtttgtaaTCTTTCTTCAAAATACACTAcgtgtcttttattattattacttattttattttttaatgtttttgaaataagtcacttattctcaccaaggctgcatttatttgatttattctaatatgctgatttgctgctcaaatattattagatattattggtgctcaattattaataatagttcttcttattataaaaacatattttattacaataaacatttttacaacatttacataaaattgaaacattttgtaccatatatttgttgttgtattttgataattttaatggatccttgctgaataaaagtaaatattttttataaatatataaaaaaaattataatccactacattttttattttattttttctctcttttttttcagtctaaCTCAGCCATTCCGTGGCCGGAGTTCCAGTTTAGAGTCTCAGGGGAAGCTGCTATCCTTGGATGTGGACACAGAGGCGGTACTTAGCCCTGACCTGTTTCTGTCAGGACCACAGAGGACAGGAAGCAATGGCTCTGTTGTCCCTGACGACTGCTCATCTTGCACCAGCCATTCCAGTTCAGAACATTACTACCCCTCATCCATCTCCAACCCTAACTACTGTACACTGGCTGAGGACTCGCCCTCCAAAGCCCGACAAAGGCAGCGGCAGCGTCACAAGTCTGCCGGACACCTGGGTGCGTCCAGTTCTGGCAGTATGCCCAACCTAGCGGCCCGCAACGGGAGCACCCACGGAGGGGTGTGCGGAAGCCATCAGGGCGTGTACCTCCACAGCCAGA harbors:
- the LOC113073063 gene encoding FERM domain-containing protein 4A-like isoform X7; amino-acid sequence: MEAMLMSLGDRMCVRRSALWDVTSAALRRLRHTHIRAPDILVRAVYQMTEGRRCQVHLLDDRKLELLVQPKLMAKDLLDLVASHFNLKEKEYFGISYVDETGHFSWLQLDRRVLEHEFPKKSGPIVLYFCVRFYIESISYLKDNATIELFFLNAKSCIYKELIEVDSEVVFELASFTLQEAKGDFTSNDATRADLKKLPALPTQALKEHPSLAYCEDRVIEHYKKLSGQSRGQAIVNYMSIVESLPTYGVHYYAVKDKQGIPWWLGLSYKGIFQYDYQDKVKPRKVFQWRQLENLYFREKKFSVEVHDPRRASVTRRTFGHSGIAVHTWYACPTLIKSIWAMAISQHQFYLDRKQSKSKIHAARSLNEIAIDLTETGTLKTSKLANMGSKGKIISGSSGSLLSSGSQESDSSQTAKKDMLAALRARQEALEDTLRQRIEELKSICIREAELTGKLPKEYPLDHGEEPPTVRRKIGTAFKLDEQKLLPKGEEEELERLEREFAIQSQITEAARRLASDPHISSKKLKKQRKTSYLNALKKLQDIENGINEHRVRSGKKPTQRASLIIEEANIGSEDSSLSDALVLDDDDPQVTGTPTFSPAASPHKGLPPRPPSHSRPPPPQSLDGLRHLHYQRSDYDKSPIKPRMWSESSLDEPYERVKKRSSHSSSHRRFPSTGSCEAGGSNSLQNSPVRSLPHWNSQSSMPSTPDLRTRSYVHSASLTQPFRGRSSSLESQGKLLSLDVDTEAVLSPDLFLSGPQRTGSNGSVVPDDCSSCTSHSSSEHYYPSSISNPNYCTLAEDSPSKARQRQRQRHKSAGHLGASSSGSMPNLAARNGSTHGGVCGSHQGVYLHSQSQPSSQYRIKEYPLYTEGSSPSAVVVRSLENDQEGHYSVKAQFKTSNSYTAGGLYKEGWGSGEDGEVGGGSGRLTPSRSQIVRTPSLGREGGGGGRAAVSEELRCWYQRSSGSLKEHSRVTHTSSNASDGRGGRIGTLVKGSPAASPHSQRSGTPCSDPAATPPCSPQHILNWQSGDTTESSPTEDRSPSHQSTEQ
- the LOC113073063 gene encoding FERM domain-containing protein 4A-like isoform X2, translating into MEAMLMSLGDRMCVRRSALWDVTSAALRRLRHTHIRAPDILVRAVYQMTEGRRCQVHLLDDRKLELLVQPKLMAKDLLDLVASHFNLKEKEYFGISYVDETGHFSWLQLDRRVLEHEFPKKSGPIVLYFCVRFYIESISYLKDNATIELFFLNAKSCIYKELIEVDSEVVFELASFTLQEAKGDFTSNDATRADLKKLPALPTQALKEHPSLAYCEDRVIEHYKKLSGQSRGQAIVNYMSIVESLPTYGVHYYAVKDKQGIPWWLGLSYKGIFQYDYQDKVKPRKVFQWRQLENLYFREKKFSVEVHDPRSRASVTRRTFGHSGIAVHTWYACPTLIKSIWAMAISQHQFYLDRKQSKSKIHAARSLNEIAIDLTETGTLKTSKLANMGSKGKIISGSSGSLLSSGSQESDSSQTAKKDMLAALRARQEALEDTLRQRIEELKSICIREAELTGKLPKEYPLDHGEEPPTVRRKIGTAFKLDEQKLLPKGEEEELERLEREFAIQSQITEAARRLASDPHISSKKLKKQRKTSYLNALKKLQDIENGINEHRVRSGKKPTQRASLIIEEANIGSEDSSLSDALVLDDDDPQVTGTPTFSPAASPHKGLPPRPPSHSRPPPPQSLDGLRHLHYQRSDYDKSPIKPRMWSESSLDEPYERVKKRSSHSSSHRRFPSTGSCEAGGSNSLQNSPVRSLPHWNSQSSMPSTPDLRTRSYVHSASLTQPFRGRSSSLESQGKLLSLDVDTEAVLSPDLFLSGPQRTGSNGSVVPDDCSSCTSHSSSEHYYPSSISNPNYCTLAEDSPSKARQRQRQRHKSAGHLGASSSGSMPNLAARNGSTHGGVCGSHQGVYLHSQSQPSSQYRIKEYPLYTEGSSPSAVVVRSLENDQEGHYSVKAQFKTSNSYTAGGLYKEGWGSGEDGEVGGGSGRLTPSRSQIVRTPSLGREGGGGGRAAVSEELRCWYQRSSGSLKEHSRVTHTSSNASDGRGGRIGTLVKGSPAASPHSQRSGTPCSDPAATPPCSPQHILNWQSGSPFTDSCFLSSPLCSEIVDVQWYRHEKAKPGTLV
- the LOC113073063 gene encoding FERM domain-containing protein 4A-like isoform X4; the encoded protein is MEAMLMSLGDRMCVRRSALWDVTSAALRRLRHTHIRAPDILVRAVYQMTEGRRCQVHLLDDRKLELLVQPKLMAKDLLDLVASHFNLKEKEYFGISYVDETGHFSWLQLDRRVLEHEFPKKSGPIVLYFCVRFYIESISYLKDNATIELFFLNAKSCIYKELIEVDSEVVFELASFTLQEAKGDFTSNDATRADLKKLPALPTQALKEHPSLAYCEDRVIEHYKKLSGQSRGQAIVNYMSIVESLPTYGVHYYAVKDKQGIPWWLGLSYKGIFQYDYQDKVKPRKVFQWRQLENLYFREKKFSVEVHDPRRASVTRRTFGHSGIAVHTWYACPTLIKSIWAMAISQHQFYLDRKQSKSKIHAARSLNEIAIDLTETGTLKTSKLANMGSKGKIISGSSGSLLSSGSQESDSSQTAKKDMLAALRARQEALEDTLRQRIEELKSICIREAELTGKLPKEYPLDHGEEPPTVRRKIGTAFKLDEQKLLPKGEEEELERLEREFAIQSQITEAARRLASDPHISSKKLKKQRKTSYLNALKKLQDIENGINEHRVRSGKKPTQRASLIIEEANIGSEDSSLSDALVLDDDDPQVTGTPTFSPAASPHKGLPPRPPSHSRPPPPQSLDGLRHLHYQRSDYDKSPIKPRMWSESSLDEPYERVKKRSSHSSSHRRFPSTGSCEAGGSNSLQNSPVRSLPHWNSQSSMPSTPDLRTRSYVHSASLTQPFRGRSSSLESQGKLLSLDVDTEAVLSPDLFLSGPQRTGSNGSVVPDDCSSCTSHSSSEHYYPSSISNPNYCTLAEDSPSKARQRQRQRHKSAGHLGASSSGSMPNLAARNGSTHGGVCGSHQGVYLHSQSQPSSQYRIKEYPLYTEGSSPSAVVVRSLENDQEGHYSVKAQFKTSNSYTAGGLYKEGWGSGEDGEVGGGSGRLTPSRSQIVRTPSLGREGGGGGRAAVSEELRCWYQRSSGSLKEHSRVTHTSSNASDGRGGRIGTLVKGSPAASPHSQRSGTPCSDPAATPPCSPQHILNWQSGSPFTDSCFLSSPLCSEIVDVQWYRHEKAKPGTLV